The nucleotide sequence ACCTGTCGGGATTCCGCTCGGCGTTGACGCGCACGATCAACAACTACGGCACCGCGAACAATCTCATCAAGAAGGCCGAGGAAGCCGTCGAAGGCGACGACTGCCGCGAAGGCCTCACGGCCGTGCTCTCGGTCAAGGTTCCCGAGCCGCAGTTCGAAGGGCAGACCAAGACCAAGCTCGGCAACAGCGAGGTCAAGGGCCTCGTCGAGGCGCTCGTCAACGAAAGCCTCGGCACCTACTTCGAGGAACACCCGGCCGATGCGCGCCGCATCGTCACCAAGGCGCTCGACGCGGCCCGGGCGCGCATTGCCGCGCGCAAGGCCCGCGACCTGACGCGCCGCAAGGGCGCGCTCGACAACCTGTCGCTGCCCGGCAAGCTCGCCGACTGCCAGGAGCGCGACGCCAGCCGTAGCGAGCTGTACATCGTCGAAGGCGACTCTGCCGGCGGCTCGGCCAAGCAGGGCCGCGACCGCCGCTTCCAGGCGATCCTGCCGCTGCGCGGAAAGATCCTGAACGTGTGGCGTGCGCGCTTCGACCGAACCGTCTCGTCCGAAGAGATCCGCGTGCTGATCACCGCGCTCGGCATGGGCATCACCGATGGCGACGGCGAGAAGAGTCTCGAGAAGCTGCGCTACCACACGATCATCATCATGACGGATGCCGACGTCGACGGGTCCCACATCCGCACACTGTTGCTTACGTTCTTCTACCGCCATTTCCGCGAGCTCGTCGAGAACGGCCACATCTACATCGCGCAGCCACCGCTGTTCCGCTTCAAGCGCGGCAAGCAGGAGCGCTACCTCAAGGACGAGGCGGCGCTGGCCGCATACCTCGTGGACCTCGGCGTCGAGGACGTGAAGGTGAAGTCGAAGGGCGCGCAGCGAAGCGTCGCCGGCGACCAGCTGAAGAAGGTGCTGAAGGAACTGGCCGAGATCGACCGGCTGGTCGAGCTCCTGGAGAAGAAGCGCAAGAACCGCAACGTTGTGAGCGCCGCCGCGGCCTGTACCGACCTGACGGCCGAGATCCTCGGGGAACCCGACAAGCTCCGCGAGATCCTGGACAAGCTCTGCGAGGACATCGCCGCGCAGCACCCAGACCTTGCACCGTTGCGCGCCGACGTCCTGCAGGATGCGGAGCACAGCTGCCAGAAGCTCTCGATCTCCTGCCGCCTGAACGGCGGGAACTTCCGTACGGAGATCGACCGCGGCTTCCTCGATTCTCCGGAGTTCGGACGGCTGCGCCGCCTGCTGACGAGCATCTCCGGCATCGGCCATGCGCCGTATGTCGTAAACTTCGGCAAGACCGAGCAGGAAGTCGCCACGCTCGGTGAGCTCCATGCGACGATCATGGCTAACGCGCGCAAGGGCACCGACATCCAGCGCTACAAGGGCCTCGGCGAGATGAATCCCGAACAGCTCTGGGCGACGACGATGGACCCCGAGGCGCGGACGCTGCTGCAGGTGCGGGTGGACGACGCGATCGCTGCCGAGGACGTGTTCGACCGCCTGATGGGTGACGAAGTCGAAGGACGGCGCAGCTTCATCGAGTCCAACGCCCTCAATGTCCGCAACCTCGATATCTGACCCATAGCGAACGCCGAGATGCCACCAGTCGGAAAGAACCCGCCGGTTCCCGTCGATATCGAGAACGAGATGCGTACGTCCTACCTGGACTACGCAATGAGCGTCATCGTCGGGCGCGCGCTGCCCGATGCGCGCGACGGGCTGAAGCCCGTCCACCGCCGCGTGCTCTTCGCCATGCAGGAGCTCGGCAATCAGTGGAACAAGGCGCCGAAGAAATCGGCGCGCGTCGTCGGCGACGTCATCGGCAAATACCACCCGCACGGCGACTCGGCCGTCTACGACACGATCGTTCGCATGGCCCAGGAATGGTCGATGCGCTATCCGCTGGTCGACGGCCAGGGCAACTTCGGCTCCATCGACGGCGACTCGGCGGCAGCGATGCGTTACACCGAGGTCCGGCTCGCACGCATCGCGAGCGAGCTGCTCGCGGACATCGACAAGGAAACCGTCCCGTTCATTCCGAACTACGACGAGTCCACCATCGAGCCGGCGGTGATGCCCGGCCGCACCCCCAACCTGCTGATCAACGGCTCGACCGGCATCGCCGTCGGAATGGCGACGAACATCCCGCCGCACAACCTGAACGAGATCTGCGACGCGCTGCTCGCGCTGCTGGCCGATCCCGAGCTCAAGATTGAAAAGCTGATGCGCATCGTCACCGGCCCGGACTTCCCGACCGGAGGAATCATCTACGGTCGCCAGCCCGTCATCGATGCATACAAGACCGGCCGCGGCGTGCTGACCGTACGTGCGCAGGCGATCACCGAAACGGAAGAGCGCACCGGCAAGACGAAAATCGTCGTCACCGAAATCCCGTACCAGCTCAGCAAGAAGCGCCTGATCGAGAAGATCGCCGAGCTCGTCAACGACAAGAAGCTCGACGGGATCTCCGACCTGCGCGACGAATCGGACCGCGACGGAATGCGCATCGTCATCGAGCTGAAGCGCGACGCGATCCCGCTGGTCGTGCTCAACAACCTGTACAAGTACACCCCGATGCAGGATTCCTTCGGGATCATCCTGCTCGCGCTGATTGGCGGCCGGCCGCGCCTGGCGACCCTCAAGGAGCTGCTCGAGGAGTTCGTCGCGCACCGCATGGACATGGTCACGCGCGCGACCGCGTTCGACCTGCGCAAGGCTGAGGCCCGGCTGCACCTGCTCGATGGCCTCAAGATCGCGCTCGATAATCTGGACGCCGTGATCAAGCTGATCCGCGCCGCCAAGGACGCGCCCGCCGCCAAGGAACAGCTGATGGCGAGGTTCGGCCTGAGCGAGATCCAGTCCCAGGCAATCCTCGACATGCGCCTGCAGCGCCTGACCGGCCTCGAACGTGACAAGATCCTGGAGGAGCACGCGGAGACCGTCAAGACGATCGAGCGCCTGCGCGCGATCCTCTCGGACGAGGGCGAGATCCGCAAGATCATCGCTGAGGAGCTGCGCGAGCTGAAGAAACAGTACGGCGACGAGCGCCGCACGCAGATCGTGGACGCCTCCGGTGAAATCACGATCGAGGACATGATCGTCGAGGAAGAGATGGTCGTGACCGTCTCGCACGAGGGCTACATCAAGCGCAATGCCGTGACGCTGTACCGGCAGCAGCGCCGCGGCGGCCGCGGCAAGATCGGCGCGACGACGAAGGACGAGGACTTCATCGCGCAGATGTTCACCGCCTCCACGCACGATTACATCCTGTTCTTTACCAATCGCGGGCGCGTGTACTGGAAGAAGGTGCACGAGGTGCCGCAGGCGGGCCGGGCCGCGCGCGGCAAGGCGATCGTCAACCTGCTGCAGCTGTCCCAGGGTGAGAAGCTGTCGGCGTTCCTCTCGGTGCGCGAGTTTCGCGAGGACGCGTTCGTGCTGTTCGCGACCGCGCGCGGCATCGTCAAGAAGACGCCGCTGCTCGAATACTCCAGGCCACGCTCGAGCGGCATCATTGCGATCAATCTGGCCGACGACGACGAGTTGATCGCGGTGCGCCTGACGGCCGGTCACGACCAGGTCGCGCTCGCCACCCGCAGCGGCCAGCTCGTGCGCTTCAACGAAGGCGAGGTGCGCGCGATGGGCCGCAGCGCCGGCGGCGTGCGCGGCTGCAACGTCGATAGCGACGACCGCGTCGTTGCGATGGAAATCGTACGGCCCGGTGCGACGCTCCTGACGGTATCGGCCAACGGGCTCGGCAAGCGCAGCCCGATCGACGACTACCGCCTCACGCGCCGCGGCAGCGCGGGAGTGCGGACGATGAACGTCACCGCAAAGACCGGCCTCGTCGTCGGCGTGCTGCAGATCGTCAGCAACGAAGACGAAGTGATGCTGGTCACGAACGAAGGCAAGATGATCCGCATCGCGATGGAGAACGTGCGGGTGATGAGCCGCAACACCCAGGGCGTCACGCTGGTTCGCCTGGCGCAGGAGACGGGCGAGCACGTCGTCTCCGTGGCTCCGGTCGTCGAGAAGGAAGTCGCGGGAGACGAGGAATAGCGCCGATGACGACGAACGTCGCCGTCATCGGTGCCGGAAGCTGGGGCACTGCGCTCGCGAGCCTGCTCGCAGGCAAGGGCTACAGCGCGCGGCTGTGGTCGCGCGGCGCCGAAGTCTGCCACGGCATCAACGAGCACCACGAAAACCGCGTGTACCTGCCGGGCGTCGCGCTTCCGCCATCGTTGCGGGCAACGACCGATCTTTCCGAGGCACTGGACGGGGCCGAGCTCGTCGTGGCCGTCGTGCCGTCTCACGCGATGCGCGGCACCATGGAGAAGGCCGCGCGGGTGATACGCCCCGATGCGCTCGTCGTCTCGGCGAGCAAGGGCATCGAGGACGACTCGCTGCTGACGATGCACGGCGTGATCGCCGACGCGATCGGCTCCGAAAAACGCGTAGGTGCCCTTTCGGGCCCGAGCTTCGCGGTCGAAGTTGCCGGCGGCCAGCCCGCCGTCGTCGTCGCCGCCGCGACAACCGAAGAGACGGCCGAACGAGTCCAGCACTTCTTCCACGCGCCGATGCTTCGCGTCTACCGCAGCACCGACATGGTCGGCGTCGAGCTCGGCGGCGTCGTCAAGAACGTCATGGCCATCGCGACCGGCGTCTCCGACGGCCTCGGCTACGGTCTCAACGCGCGCGCCGCGACGATCACGCGCGGCCTCGCCGAGATCATGCGACTTGCGATCTCGATGGGCGGCCGGCCGGAAACCCTGTCGGGCCTGGCCGGCATCGGCGACCTCGTGCTCACGTGCACCGGTGACCTCTCGCGCAATCGACAGGTGGGGCTGCGCCTCGGCCGCGGAGAGACGATCGAGTCGATTCTCGGCGGCATGCGCATGGTTGCCGAGGGGGTGCGCAACACGAAGTCGGTGCGCGACCTGGCAAGACGCCAGAACGTCGAGATGCCGATCGTCGAGTGCGCTTACAAGGTCCTCTACGAAGGGATGTCGCCGGGGCAGGCCCTCGAGGAGCTCTTCGGCCGCAGCCTCAAGCCCGAATTCCCCTGAAGTTGCGGGCCGCTGCAGCGCGGGCGCCCGTTCGGAAGCAACCCCGCCTGTGCGTTGACAATTTTCCCGTGCGCTGACAAAAGCTCCCGCTTGCGGTTCAAAGGACCGCGCGCCCGCAAAGGGTGTAGCGCCGAGGATCGGTTACCGTGAAAAGAACGTACCAGCCCAGCAATCTGCGGCGTCGTCGCCGTCATGGCTTTCGAGCGCGCATGGCCACACCGGGTGGGCGGCTGGTGCTCAAGAGGCGTCGCGCCAAGGGGCGCAAGCGACTGACCGTCGTAACGCCGCCGAAACCGGGACGCCGGTAGCACGGACCTTCGGCTGACACGGGCGCGTCGCGTCCGGTCGCGCAGGGATTTCCTTCGAATCCAGCGGGGCCGGCGTGGCAAAGCGAGCCGGCATTTCCTGGTGCTCCAGGGCCCCGGACCGACCATAGAGACGCGCCTCGGAATCACGGCGAGTCGCAAGGTCGGAGGCTCTGTCGAGCGGAATCGGGCGAAGCGGCTCGTGAGAGAATTTTTTCGACTGCATCGTGCAAAGTTGCAGCCAGGCTCCGACATCGTTGTGATCGTGAGAGCCGGTGCGGGCAAATTGAGCTTCGGGCATGCGGAATCGGAGTTGGGCAGCATTCTCTTCGGGAACGCCCCGGGCCGGGTCGAACAGTGAACCCCCCGGCGCGATCATCGCAGAGTTGACCAGGCTGCTCGCGGCTTTCCTGCTGGGCGTGATCGCCCTCTATCAACGGTGGATCTCCCCGTTGCTGGGTCCTCGCTGCCGCTTCCATCCGACCTGCTCGAGCTACGCCGCCGAATCGATCGTCCGTCATGGACCGATTCGCGGCAGCGCGCGCGCTCTTGGCCGTTTGGCCCGTTGCCATCCCCTCTGTGATGGCGGCTTCGATCCGGTTCCCTAGGCATTGCCCGGGGAGCACTGACGAGACCAGGAACCTGCTGCAGCCGCTGGAGGCGGCAGCGTGGAAAGTAGACTGGCTCTGGCCCTTGCCCTGTCACTCGGCATCCTTGTCGGGTTCCAGGTGCTGTTCCCTCCCAAGCCCCAGCCGGCGAGCGCGCCTGCTGCTGCGCCGGCTACGGCCGCTGCACCGGCATCTGGTGCCGCGGCGCCTGCCGCGCCCGGCGGCGTACCCGCCGCGTCGGCAGACGTGGCGGCAGCCGCCGCGGCGGCTCCCGGCGATCCCGGCCCCGTCGTCGACGTCACGAGCGACCTGTTCCACGCGCGCTTCCAGTCTCGCGGGGGACGCCTGGTCGGCTTCGACCTGGCGAAGTACAAGAACGATCCGGCGCCCGGTGACGGGCCGTACGACCTGATCCGCCAGATCGGCATCGCTCCGCTCGGCGTGCTGTGGCGCGCCGAAAACGGAAACGTCGTCGACGATCGCGCGATCCTTTACGACATCACCGCGACTGCGCCGCAGGTCCGCCCAGGTCTTCCCGTCACCGTGACGATGCGCGGCCAGACGCCAACGGGAGCGACGATCACCAAGACGGTGCTGATCTCGCCGACGTCCTACGTGATGGACTTCAAGGTGACGGCCGAGGGACTACCCGCGACTGCGCTCGGTGTGGGCTGGTCCCGCCAGCTCCACCCGCACAAGGCGCGCGCCGACGTCGAGGGTGCAGTCGGCTACTTCGACGGCAAGCTGCACAGCTTCGATGCCTCGGTGCTCAAGGACACGCAGGCCGTCGAAGGCAAGGCGTCGTGGGCCGGCTATGCCGAGCACTACTTCCTGGCGGCGTACATCCCCGATGGTCCCCAGCCGCTGAAGCTGGTCGCGTCGGCCTCCGACGGCTCGGGTCACGCAGCGCTGTGGACCGACGCTCCGACCACCAGCGTGCACTACGGGATCTATCTCGGTCCCAAGAGCCCGGGCGACCTCGAGCAGGCGGGCAACGACCTGGTGCAGGCGATCGACCTCGGCTGGTTCTGGTTCATCGCCAAGCCGCTGCTGGTCGCGCTTCGCGCGATCCATGCGATCGTCGGCAACTACGGCTGGGCCATCATCCTTCTGACTGTCGCGGTGCGGATGATGTTCTACCCGATCAACAAGAAGCAGATCGAGGCGATGAAGGGGATGCAGCGCATCCAGCCCGAGGTCAAGAAGATCCAGGAGCGCTACCAGGACGACCGCGGGAAGATGAACGAAGAGATGATGGAGCTGTACCGGCGGCACAAGGTGAACCCGCTGGCCGGCTGCCTGCCGATGCTCGTGCAGCTTCCCGTCTTCATCGGTCTCTACAATGTGCTCCTTCAGTCGATCGACCTGCGCCACGCGCCGTTCATCGGCTGGATGCACGATCTTTCGCAGCCGGACCGGCTCGGCACGATCTCGGTGCCCTTCGTCGAGCCGGCCGGGATTCCCGTGATGACGCTCCTCATGGGCGCCAGCATGATTCTCCAGCAAAAAATGACACCCAGCACGGCTGACCCCGCGCAACAGCGAATGATGATGGTCATGCCCGTCGTGTTCACGGTGATGTTCGTGAACTTTCCGGCAGGCCTGGTGCTGTACTGGCTGTCGAACAACCTCCTGTCGATCGCGCAGCAATGGCTGTCGAATCGCCAGAGCAGGTAGCGGTAGGAAACGGACCATGGCCACCAGCATTGAAGCCCAGGGACACACCGTCGACGAAGCGATCCAGATCGCGCTGAACCAGCTCGGCGTCAGCCGCGACAAGGTCGAGATCGACATCCTGCATCATCCGCGGCGAGGCCTTCTCGGCATCGGCGCACGCCGCGCCAAGGTTCGCGCGACGATCCGCGCCAGCGTCATGCTGGACGGCGAAGAGTTCGACATGTCGGGCGGAGAGTCGCTCGACGAAAAGCCGCGGCGACGAAGGCGCCGCGGCGGTCGCAATCGCGGGCGCGGAGACGACAGGCCCGAAGGTGGCCCGGAAGCTCCGCGGCCGGCGCGCGAGCAGAGCAGGGGGCAAGCGCCTCGCGCGGATGCGGGGGGCCCTCACGCAGATACGGCAGGTCAGCGCGCGGATGCGGCCGGCCCTCGTACGGATGCCGAAGGCCGTCGCAGCGAAGGCGACCAGTCGCGCGGACGCGGCGAGTCGGGCCGGGGTCGCGACGACCGGCGTGGATCGCGCGGAGGGCGCCAGGAAAGACGCGGCGAGCGCGGCCCGGAGAACAGGGAAAACAGGGACAACCGCGGGCAGCAGCCGGCTCGCAGCCCGGGCGGCACGGAGCAGCGCGACGCGCGTCAGGACCAGCCGCGCGATCAGCGCGGCCAGAAGCAGCCGGGGCGCGAAGGCGAGCGTCGCGAAAACGACAGGCGTGATCGAGGCCGCGATCGTCAGGGCCGCGGCCGCGGCGAAGGCGATGCGACAAGCGCGCCAAGACGGAACGAAGAGCGACCGACCGAAGCGAGCGAAGAGACCACCGCGCATCCGGAGCAGGCGTATGCCGAAAACCGCCGCGCCCACGCCGTCGAAGAAGCGCCGCCGGACGCCGAGGCCCTCGAGGCAATCCGCGCTCGCGCCGAGCAGGCTGTGCGCGAGCTGCTCTCGAAGATGGGATTCGCCGCCGAAGTCACCTCCAGCGTCGACGTGGAGGCGGCGGAGGCCATCGTTTCCGTGCGCTCCGAGAGCGAAGGGCTGCTCATCGGGCGCCGCGGCCAGACCCTCGACTCCCTCGAGCACATCGTCAACCGCATGGTGCTGCGCGGCGACGCGTACGTCGAAGGCCGCATCCTTCTCGATATAGGCGACTATCGCGGCCGCCGCCGTGCGAGCCTCGAAGAGCTTGCCGGGCGCCTGCGGGCGCGAGCCGTCGGCGAGCATCGCACGGTGCAGGTCAGCCCGATGAGCCCCCGGGACCGCAAGTTTTTCGCCGAAGTTTTCGCAAATGACGAGGCCGTGGAGATTCGCGCCCTCGGGGCGGGTTTCTACCGCCGCGTCATCGTCGCGCCGGCTGGCAGCGGTGCCGCGGCAGTGGCTGCGGTCCACCCAGGCGACGACGTGGACGCCGACGGCGGTAGCGACGACTTGAGCGGCGCCGAAGCCGACAGCTGAGCGGCGGCGCCGCGGGACCGATGTACCGCGCCGATACCATCGTGGCCTGCGCGACGCCGGCCGGGCGCGGTGCGATTTCCATCGTCCGCTGGAGCGGGCCCGATGCCCTCGCGATCGCGTCGCGCGTGTTCGTAGCCGACAGCGGCGACGGATCATTCGAGCCGTGGCATTTCCGTCTCGGGCGGGTCCTCGACTCCGAAGGCGCAGCGATCGACGAAGGGCTCGCCGTCTATTTTCCGGCTGGCCGCTCTTTCACTGGCGAGGATGTGGTCGAGCTGCACACGCACGGCTCGCCGATCATCGTCGAGCGCCTCGTCGCGAGCGTCATCGCGAGCGGAGGCCGCGCAGCCGAGCGCGGCGAGTTCAGCCGCCGCGCCGTGCTCAACGGTCGCCTCGACCTGCTCCAGGCCGAAGCGATCGCCGACCTGATCGACGCGAAGATGGCCGCCGGCGCACGCGCCGCGTGGCAGCAGCTCCAGGGAGCGCTGTCACGCGAGACGGGCGCAATGCGTGCCGAGCTGGCCGGTTTGCTCGCGGAAATCGAAGCGGACGTCGATTTCACCGACGACGAGCTGCCGCACTGGGATCTCGATCGCCGACGGGAGAGCATCGCGGCGGTGCTCGCGTCGATCGATGAGTTGCTTGACGGTTTCGCTGCAGGTCGCCGCCAGCGCGAGGGCCTGCGCATCGTCGTCGCCGGCCGCCCGAACGCAGGCAAATCCAGCCTCGTCAATCGCCTGCTCGGCAGCGAGCGCATGATCGTCTCCGAGGAGGCGGGAACCACTCGCGACAGCGTCGAGGAAAGCGTCGATCTCGCCGGCATCGGATTCGTGCTGACCGACACTGCCGGGCTTCGTGAGGAAGGCGGTAAAGCCGAACAGGAGGCCGTCGCCAGGGCACGCCGCTGTATCGAAGAAGCCGATCTTCGCGTGCTCGTCGTCGACGCGGCGGTGCCCGCGACCGGTGCGGACGAAGCCCTGTGGTCCGCGGTGATCGCCAGCGGAGAGACGATCGTCGTCTTGAACAAGATCGATGCCGGCGAGCACTTTGCGCCGGCGCTGCGAGGTCGCCTGGCAGCTTCTTCGCCGGTGGTCATGACGAGCGCGATCACCGGGGAGGGCTGCGCCGCCCTGGCCGCAACGCTCGCCGCGTGCGCACGCACGAAGCTGGAGTCGGAGCCGGTGGCGATCAGCCGGGTTCGGCACCGCGCGGCGCTCGAGCGCTGCGCTGCGCCGCTTCGGCGGGCTGCCGTGCTCGCGACGGACGAGCGGGCAGTGGAGTTGGTGGCCGTCGAGCTTCGGTCGGCGCTGACCGAGCTGGCGCAGATCAGCTCCCCGGTCGGCAACGAAGAGGTTCTCGACCTGATTTTTTCCGAGTTCTGTATAGGAAAATGAGCGGAGCCGGTCCGCCGCCCGGATGCATCGATGACTGCCGCATACGAAATCATCATCGTCGGAGCCGGCCACGCCGGAATCGAAGCTTCGCTCGCCAGTGCGCGCCTCGGCCTGAGGACCCTGCTCCTTACGATGAATCTCGACGGCATCGGCCAGATGTCGTGCAACCCGGCCATCGGAGGCATCGGCAAAGGCCATCTCGTCCGCGAGGTCGATGCCCTCGGTGGAGAGATGGGTCGCGCCATCGACGAGTGCGGCATCCAGTTCCGCAGGCTCAACACCCGCAAGGGACCGGCGGTCCAGGCCTCCAGGGCCCAGGCCGACAAGGCGCTCTACCGCCAGCGCATGAAGCGCGTCGTCGAGTCGGCCGAGAACCTGACGGCGGCGCAGGCGCAGGCCGTGGATCTGCTTCTGCAGTCCGGGCGGGTGGTTGGCGTCGTCACCGAGCAGGGCGACGATATCCGCGCCCATGCGGTCGTGCTGACGACGGGAACGTTCCTGAACGGCCTGATCCACGTCGGCGCCCGCCAGCAGAGCGGAGGCCGCGCGGGCGACCGAGCCGCGGTAGGCCTGACTGCCGCGCTCGAGCGCGCCGGCCTTACGACCGGGCGCCTCAAGACCGGAACCTGTCCGCGCCTGGACGGACGCACGATCGACTACTCGGCTCTCGAGGTGCAGCCCGGGGATCCGGAGCCCGAAGGATTTTCCTTCGACGGACCTCGCCCGCCGCTGCGGCAGGTGGCCTGCCATCTTACATACACAAATGTAAATACACATGCCATCATCGCGGAATCCATAGAACTATCGCCAATTTACAATCGTACGATCAATTCCCGCGGGCCGCGCTACTGCCCGTCGATCGAAGACAAGGTCATGAAGTTCCCGGAGCGGGACCGGCACCGGATCTTCCTGGAGCCGGAGGGGCTCGACACGGTCGAGGTCTATCCGAACGGCTTGTCGACGTCCCTTCCGCTGGCGGTTCAGCGCCGCTTCGTTGCATCGATCGCCGGCTTGGAGAACGCGGTGATCCTGCGGCCCGGCTATGCGATCGAGTACGACTATGTGATTCCCACCCAGCTTCGCCCGTCGCTGGAGGTGAAGACGCTTCCCGGTCTTTTCCTCGCAGGCCAGATCAACGGGACCACAGGCTACGAGGAGGCGGCAGCCCAGGGACTGGTGGCCGGGATCAATGCGGCGCGCTCGGCTCGCGGTGAAGAGCCGGTGGTGTTCTCCCGCTCGGAGGCCTACCTCGGCGTGCTCGTCGATGATCTGGTCACTCGCGGCGTTGACGGCGAGCCCTACCGCATGTTCACTTCGAGGGCCGAGTTCCGCCTGCTCCTTCGCGAAGACAACGCCGACCGCCGCCTGGCCGCGGCGGCGTCGCGGATCGGTCTGCTCGACCCTGCCCGTCGCGAAGCGGTGGCGCGCAAGTCGCGCGAAATCCTCGGCGGGATCGAGGAGCTGAAGAGTTGCAGGCTCAATCCCGAGTCCTCGGTGCAGCGCCGCCTTGCGGACTCGGGCATCAATCCTCTCGCCGGTCCGACGAGCGCCTGGGACCTGCTGCGCCGCCCCGAGCTGTCGTTCGCGGTGATCGCGGCCGTGACCGGTATTGCGCGCCGCGAGCCGGAGGTCGAGAGGCAGATCGAAATCGAGGCGGCCTATGACGGCTACCTCCAGCGCCAGAGCGACGAGGTTGAGAGACTTGCGGGTCTCGAGACCGCGGCCATTCCTGCCAGCGTCGATTACACTCGCGTCGAGGGTTTGTCGGCGGAGGCCACCGAAAAGCTGAGGCGGATCGAACCGAGCACGCTCGGGCAGGCGTCGCGCATCAGCGGAATCACGCCGGCGGCCATGACCGCGCTCGCGCTGCACCTGAGAAAGCGAAGCGGCGCGTGACGACGCAGGCCTCCGAGCGGCATCGCCTGGACGAAGGCTGCAAGGCGCTCGGTCTGGACGTCCCCGAGTCCTGTTTCGAATCGCTGCTGCGCTACCTCGACCTCCTGTACGTCTGGAATGCGAGCGCCGGCCTGACGACGATTCTGCGGCAGCATGCCGTGCGCCTGCACCTGCTGGACAGTCTGGTCGCGCTTCCCGACCTCGAAGGCTCCCGCTGCATCGACCTCGGCAGCGGGGCCGGCCTTCCGGGCCTGGTGCTGGCGGTGGTCCGTCCCGACATCGACTTCGTCCTTTGCGAGTCCAACCGCCGCCGGAGCAGCTTCCTGGCCGAGGCCGCACGCACATTGACCGTGGCCAACGTGCGGGTGCTGCAGGCGGATGCGGGAACCGTTCGCGAGCGGTATTCCACGGTCATCTCGCGAGCGTTCCGCCATCCGCCCGAGTATCTCGAAGCAGCCCGGCACCTGGTGGATCCCGACGGACTTGTCGTGCTGATGACGACTGAGATCAGCGACGACGTCGTCGCCTCCCTTGGTAGCTCTGCAGGGCTGCGGCCTCATTCCATGCGCAGCTTCGTGCTGCCGGGCGGAGGTGAGGGTCGCAGCATCGTGACATTCAGGCCCGGCTGAGGCCGAGTGTTTCACGTGAAACACTCGGCCTCAGGAACGCACCCTCCCCGGTCTCGAGCTCCATCGATCGGTCGACGGAACCCAAGCCTCGTCCCGGCGCTCCTGTTTCACGTGAAACACCGGCGATCATGATCCGGCAAAAGCCACGTGTGCACGGGAACTTCGCACCGCGCGACCCAACGTGGTAGCCTTCGGGGGGAGGCGCTCGGCACCTTGGGACTCACGC is from Candidatus Binatia bacterium and encodes:
- the mnmG gene encoding tRNA uridine-5-carboxymethylaminomethyl(34) synthesis enzyme MnmG, with amino-acid sequence MTAAYEIIIVGAGHAGIEASLASARLGLRTLLLTMNLDGIGQMSCNPAIGGIGKGHLVREVDALGGEMGRAIDECGIQFRRLNTRKGPAVQASRAQADKALYRQRMKRVVESAENLTAAQAQAVDLLLQSGRVVGVVTEQGDDIRAHAVVLTTGTFLNGLIHVGARQQSGGRAGDRAAVGLTAALERAGLTTGRLKTGTCPRLDGRTIDYSALEVQPGDPEPEGFSFDGPRPPLRQVACHLTYTNVNTHAIIAESIELSPIYNRTINSRGPRYCPSIEDKVMKFPERDRHRIFLEPEGLDTVEVYPNGLSTSLPLAVQRRFVASIAGLENAVILRPGYAIEYDYVIPTQLRPSLEVKTLPGLFLAGQINGTTGYEEAAAQGLVAGINAARSARGEEPVVFSRSEAYLGVLVDDLVTRGVDGEPYRMFTSRAEFRLLLREDNADRRLAAAASRIGLLDPARREAVARKSREILGGIEELKSCRLNPESSVQRRLADSGINPLAGPTSAWDLLRRPELSFAVIAAVTGIARREPEVERQIEIEAAYDGYLQRQSDEVERLAGLETAAIPASVDYTRVEGLSAEATEKLRRIEPSTLGQASRISGITPAAMTALALHLRKRSGA
- the mnmE gene encoding tRNA uridine-5-carboxymethylaminomethyl(34) synthesis GTPase MnmE, coding for MYRADTIVACATPAGRGAISIVRWSGPDALAIASRVFVADSGDGSFEPWHFRLGRVLDSEGAAIDEGLAVYFPAGRSFTGEDVVELHTHGSPIIVERLVASVIASGGRAAERGEFSRRAVLNGRLDLLQAEAIADLIDAKMAAGARAAWQQLQGALSRETGAMRAELAGLLAEIEADVDFTDDELPHWDLDRRRESIAAVLASIDELLDGFAAGRRQREGLRIVVAGRPNAGKSSLVNRLLGSERMIVSEEAGTTRDSVEESVDLAGIGFVLTDTAGLREEGGKAEQEAVARARRCIEEADLRVLVVDAAVPATGADEALWSAVIASGETIVVLNKIDAGEHFAPALRGRLAASSPVVMTSAITGEGCAALAATLAACARTKLESEPVAISRVRHRAALERCAAPLRRAAVLATDERAVELVAVELRSALTELAQISSPVGNEEVLDLIFSEFCIGK
- the jag gene encoding RNA-binding cell elongation regulator Jag/EloR, coding for MATSIEAQGHTVDEAIQIALNQLGVSRDKVEIDILHHPRRGLLGIGARRAKVRATIRASVMLDGEEFDMSGGESLDEKPRRRRRRGGRNRGRGDDRPEGGPEAPRPAREQSRGQAPRADAGGPHADTAGQRADAAGPRTDAEGRRSEGDQSRGRGESGRGRDDRRGSRGGRQERRGERGPENRENRDNRGQQPARSPGGTEQRDARQDQPRDQRGQKQPGREGERRENDRRDRGRDRQGRGRGEGDATSAPRRNEERPTEASEETTAHPEQAYAENRRAHAVEEAPPDAEALEAIRARAEQAVRELLSKMGFAAEVTSSVDVEAAEAIVSVRSESEGLLIGRRGQTLDSLEHIVNRMVLRGDAYVEGRILLDIGDYRGRRRASLEELAGRLRARAVGEHRTVQVSPMSPRDRKFFAEVFANDEAVEIRALGAGFYRRVIVAPAGSGAAAVAAVHPGDDVDADGGSDDLSGAEADS
- the rsmG gene encoding 16S rRNA (guanine(527)-N(7))-methyltransferase RsmG, which encodes MTTQASERHRLDEGCKALGLDVPESCFESLLRYLDLLYVWNASAGLTTILRQHAVRLHLLDSLVALPDLEGSRCIDLGSGAGLPGLVLAVVRPDIDFVLCESNRRRSSFLAEAARTLTVANVRVLQADAGTVRERYSTVISRAFRHPPEYLEAARHLVDPDGLVVLMTTEISDDVVASLGSSAGLRPHSMRSFVLPGGGEGRSIVTFRPG
- the yidC gene encoding membrane protein insertase YidC, giving the protein MESRLALALALSLGILVGFQVLFPPKPQPASAPAAAPATAAAPASGAAAPAAPGGVPAASADVAAAAAAAPGDPGPVVDVTSDLFHARFQSRGGRLVGFDLAKYKNDPAPGDGPYDLIRQIGIAPLGVLWRAENGNVVDDRAILYDITATAPQVRPGLPVTVTMRGQTPTGATITKTVLISPTSYVMDFKVTAEGLPATALGVGWSRQLHPHKARADVEGAVGYFDGKLHSFDASVLKDTQAVEGKASWAGYAEHYFLAAYIPDGPQPLKLVASASDGSGHAALWTDAPTTSVHYGIYLGPKSPGDLEQAGNDLVQAIDLGWFWFIAKPLLVALRAIHAIVGNYGWAIILLTVAVRMMFYPINKKQIEAMKGMQRIQPEVKKIQERYQDDRGKMNEEMMELYRRHKVNPLAGCLPMLVQLPVFIGLYNVLLQSIDLRHAPFIGWMHDLSQPDRLGTISVPFVEPAGIPVMTLLMGASMILQQKMTPSTADPAQQRMMMVMPVVFTVMFVNFPAGLVLYWLSNNLLSIAQQWLSNRQSR